The DNA window GGCCAGCCCGTCCCGCCGTGCCTTCCTGCGGCAGGCCTCGATCGCGACCGTGGCGGCCGGCGCCGTCGGCGCGCTGGCCGCGTGCGGCGACACGGCCGCCCAGAAGGCCGCGCCCGCTACCGCGAAGGCGGCACCCGACAGCGACCACAGCGGCGGCTCCACGGCTGCCCATCCCTCGACCGCCGGCGCGGCCCCCTCGCCGACGGCCGTGGCGCCCTACGGCGGCCTCACGCTCGCGCAGGCCCGCGCCCGCGCCGACGCGATGGACGCGATGCACGAGAAGGGGATCAAGGCCTTCCCTGCGGCGACGAAGGGCAAGGGCAACCAGCTCCTGAAGCCCCGCATCGAGAACGGCGTGAAGGTCTTCGAGCTCACGGCGCGGCCCATGAAGTGGGAGACCGAGCCCGGGAAGCTCGTGGATGCCTGGGCCTACAACGAGCAGGTGCCCGGCCCGCAGATCCGCGTCACCGAGGGCGACCGCGTCCGCGTCGTCATCAAGAACGAGCTGCCGGAGTCCACGGCCGTGCACTTTCACGGCGTGGTGCTCCCGGTCGCGCAGGACGGCGTGCCCTTCATCACCCAGCCGCCGGTCAAGCCGGGCGAGTCGTTCACGTACGAGTTCACGGCCAAGAACGCGGGCTCGCACATGTACCACTCGCACATGAACGCGGCCAAGCAGGTCGGCACGGGGCTGCTCGGCGCCTTCATCATCGAGCCGAAGCGCCCGCGCCGCATCGAGAAGGTGGACGTCGACTACGTGATGGTCTTGAACGACGGCATGCACGGCTACACGCTTAACGGCAAGGGATTCCCGGCGACGGAGCCGATCAAGGCGAAGCTCGGGCAGAAGGTGCGCATCCGCTTCATGAACGAGGGGATGATGATCCACCCGATGCACCTGCACGGCATGCCGATGACGGTCATCGACAAGGACGGCTGGGCGCAGCCCGCTCCCTGGAAGTGCGACACGCTCAACATCGCGCCCGGCGAGCGCTGGGACGTGATCGTCGACTGCGACAACCCCGGTGTCTGGGCCTTCCACTGCCACATCCTCCCGCACGCCGAGATGGAGCACGGGATGTTCGGGATGGTGACCGCGCTCATCGTCGAGAAGTGACCGGCGCCGTGGCCGACGTCGTCCCCACCGCACCGCACGCCCTCACCCGTGCGCCCCGCGAGTCGCTCGCGGGGCGCCGCGGTGCGGACGCGCGGTCGCCGTGGATGCGCCGTCTGCTCGGCGTGCCGCTCACCGCGAAGCTGGCCGGCGCGAACCTGTTCGTGCTGCTGCTCGCCGTGGCCGGGCTGGTGCTGGCCGCCGGCCGCCCCGACCACCTCGACGTCTGGATCGTCGGCGGTGCGCTCGCGCTCGGGCTCATCGTCAACTCGCTGCTCGTGCGCTACGCGCTCCGGCCGGTGTGGGAGTTGGAGCGCGTCGCGTCGCGCGTGTGGGCCGGCGACTTCGGCGCGCGCGTGCCGGGATCCGCGGTCGCGGACCGCGAGATGACCCGCGTGGGCCGCACCTTCAACCTGCTGCTCGACTCGCTCGCGACGGACCGCGAGCGCATGCGCACGCTCGCCATGCAGGCGGTGCGCGCACAGGACGACGAGCGCTCGCGCATCGCGCGCGAGCTGCACGACTCCACGGCGCAG is part of the Roseisolibacter agri genome and encodes:
- a CDS encoding multicopper oxidase family protein translates to MSSHISPESATQTPESVAEQLHQQVLASPSRRAFLRQASIATVAAGAVGALAACGDTAAQKAAPATAKAAPDSDHSGGSTAAHPSTAGAAPSPTAVAPYGGLTLAQARARADAMDAMHEKGIKAFPAATKGKGNQLLKPRIENGVKVFELTARPMKWETEPGKLVDAWAYNEQVPGPQIRVTEGDRVRVVIKNELPESTAVHFHGVVLPVAQDGVPFITQPPVKPGESFTYEFTAKNAGSHMYHSHMNAAKQVGTGLLGAFIIEPKRPRRIEKVDVDYVMVLNDGMHGYTLNGKGFPATEPIKAKLGQKVRIRFMNEGMMIHPMHLHGMPMTVIDKDGWAQPAPWKCDTLNIAPGERWDVIVDCDNPGVWAFHCHILPHAEMEHGMFGMVTALIVEK